Genomic window (Gemmatimonadota bacterium):
AGCCGCCGAATACAATATCGCCCAGCTTGTCCGGTTTGTGGACCGCGGATGGACCATCGTGGGCTGTGAACCCAGCTGCGTCATGACGTTCCGGGACGACTACCGCGACCTCGTGGACGACCCGAGGGCCGACCGGCTCGCAGAGGGCATGCTCATGATCGACGAGTTCCTGGCCCGGGAACACGGGGCCGGCCGCCTTTCGCTTCCGGTCCGGCCCACCGGCCGGTCGATCAGCCTGCACGGACACTGCCAGCAGAAGGCCATCGCCGGCACGGGTTCCACCGTGGCCGCCCTGGAACTGGTGCCCGGGTACGAGGTCACGACGTTGAATACCGGTTGCTGCGGCATGGCCGGCAGCTTCGGCTACGAACGGGAGCACTACGACCTGTCGATGAAAATCGGCGAAGACCGGCTCTTCCCCGCTATCCGTGCCGCCGATGAAGGGACAGAATTCGCCGCGACGGGGACCTCCTGCCGGCACCAGATCGTCGACGGCACGGGCAGGACCGCCCTCCATCCCATCGTATTGATCAGAAATGCGCTCGGCGACCGACGGAGCATCCAGCGTTGAACCGCGCCCCCTGTTTCTCCACTTTTTCCATCGTCGCCCTGGACCCCGATACGGGGGATCTCGGCGTGGCGACCCAGTCGAAGTATCTCGCCGTGGGATCCGTGGTCCCCTGGGCGCGGTTCAACGCCGGCGCCATCGCCACGCAGGCCTGGGCCAACGCGTCCTTCGGCCCCAGGGGGCTCGACCTGCTCGAACAGGACGTCGGCGCCATCGACACCCTCGAACGCCTGATCGAATCCGATGCCGGCCGGCAGTCCCGCCAGGTCGGCGTGGTGGATCTCGACGGCACGGCGGCGGCCTTCACGGGGGAGGAATGCCAGGAGTGGGCGGGGCACGTGACCGGTGGGGGCTACGTCTGCCTGGGAAATATCCTCGCGGGTGAAGAGGTGGTCGCCGTCATGGCGGAAACTTTCGAGGCACCCGGCGAGGAGGATTTCGCGGCGAATCTGCTCGCCGCGCTCACGGCCGGCCAGGATGCCGGCGGCGACCGGCGGGGCATGCAGTCGGCCGCCCTGCTCGTGGCGCGGGAAGGCGGGGGCTGCGGCGGTACATCCGACTTCCTCGTGGACCTGCGGGTCGATGACCATGCCGATCCCATCGAGGAACTGAAGCGCCTGTACCTGCTCCATGGAAGGCTCAATCCATGAAGTCCGACATGCAGCGCGCCAAGCTCGTGCTGCTGACCGTGGTTCACTTCCTGGTGGACCTCTTCTCCTCCCTGCTGACACCGATTCTGCCCGCGCTCGTTACGCGGCTGCAACTCTCCCTTACGCAGGCCGGACTGCTCGCCGGCCTGCCGGCCATGACCTCCTCCCTGGTCCAACCTCTGATGGGTATCCTGGGGGACCGGATGGAGAAACGCTATTTCATCATCCTCGGCCCGGTGTTCTGCGCCGTCTTCATGTCTGCCGTGGGACTGGCGCCCTCCTTTCTCGTGCTGCTACTGTTTATCATTCTGGGAGGGTTCGGCACCGCCAGTTTCCACCCGCAGAGCGTGTCCATGGCCGGCGACGTCAGCGGTTCGAGACGCGGTTACGGCGTGTCGCTTTTCATCGTCGGCGGAACCGCCGGTCTGGCGGCAAGCCCCTTTGTCGTGCCCCGCATCGTGGAGCGCTTCGGTCTCGAAAGCCTGGTCTGGCTCGCGGTTCCCACGGTAATCGCCGTATTGGCCATGGCCCGGGTCATCCCCATCCGCAATGAAGACCGCAGGATAACCCGCCTGGCCGATGTGGGCGCTTCATTCCGGCCGAATCTGTGGCCCATGGTCAATCTCACGGTAGTGGGCATCATCCGGACGATCTCCGGGGTTGGTTTCGCCACTTTTTTCGTATTGCTGCTCAAGGATCGGGGCCTTACCCTGCAGCAGGGGGGCGACCTGCTCTTCGTCTTTCAGGGCGGCGCGGTGATCGGCGGGTTCGTCGGCGGCTGGCTTTCCGACCGGTTGGGACGGAGCCGCGTGATCTGGTCCACGATCCTGTTTTCCACCCCCTTCCTGTTCGCATCGCTCTACGACACCGGGCCGATGCTTCCGGTCTGGCTGTTCCTGGGAGGATTCATGAACATGGCGTCCAATTCCGTTTCCGTCGCCATGGCCCAGGAACTCGTACCGGACAGCGCGGGAACGGCTTCCAGTTTTCCCATGGGATTCAGCTGGGGCGCGGCGGGTGGCGCGCTGATCGTCTTCGGCGGTATCGCGGACCGCATCGGCGTAGTGGCAACGCTTGAAGTACTGGCACTGATCCCGCTGGCCGCCGTGGCGCTGGCCCTGTTGCTGCCACCGGACCGCGAGTTCCGAAGGGCCGCTACCCGCGTGCGCAAGGCGGCCGCGGACTTTGAGAGAGTGACCTGATCCCGTCAAGTTGTGGAAGCAGGGGTCGTTGCATCGAAATCGTATCCGGGGATGGCCGGCAGCACCCCGTGGTTTCAAGGAGGGCCTTCATGTCTGACCGTGTCGTGCGCCTGACCGAATTATCTGCGCTGGACGAGGCCATCGCCTCATCGACCGAACGTCCCGTCTTCGTTTACAAGCACAGTACAGTCTGCCCGGTGAGCGCCCGGGCCGCCGATCATTACCACGATTTCGCGGACGATTTCGCGGACATGGACACGAACGGAGACGGGGACGGGGACACCGACGAGAACGCGTCCACGCCGCTGTTCACCCAGGTCATGGTCATCGAGAACCGGAATCTCTCCAATGAGATCGAATCCCGCCTGGGTATCAGGCACGAGTCGCCGCAGCTGCTGCTGGTCCGGGACGGGAAAGTGACCTGGCACGCTTCCCATTTTTCCATCACAGGCAAGGACATAAAGAACGCGCTGGAGGACTGAGCCATGTCGAGACGGGCCGTCATAGTCGGCGCGGGGGTGATCGGCCTCAGCACGGCCTACCATCTGGCCCGCAAGTCGTACGGAAGCGTCACGGTCGTCGAGAAGGGACGCGTGGGAGACGGCGCCAGCAGCCGGGCCGCCGGGATCATTACCGGGCTGCTTTGGTCGGAAACCGGCGTCCTGGCCCGCAAGATCAGCCTGACCCGGTTCAGGGAACTGTCCGGGGAACTGGATGGCTACCGGTACCAGGATGTGGGTTGCCTGAACGTGTTCGACGCGGCGAGCTGGCCGGAACGGGAACGGCTGCTGCCCCTGTACGACCGCCTGGGCGTGGAATACACGATCATGAACCAAACCGAGATGGCCGCGGCCTGGCCGGACCTGGCGCTGACCGGTGAGCCGGTCGGGCTTTTCGATCCCCTGGGCGGCTACAGCGAACCGGATCACTACCTCCCGGCCCTGGCGGATGGTTGCCGCGCCCTGGGCGTGGAGATCAGGGAAGGGTGCATGGTCTCCGACTTCATCGTGGATGGGGGACGCATGGCGGGCGTCGTCGCCGATGGAAGGCGCATCGAGGCCGATGCCGTGGTGAGTACGGTTCACGTCTGGACCCTGAAGGTTCTGGAAACCATCGGACTGCAGCTGCCCCTGAAGTCCTTCGTGCACCAGCGTTACGTCACGGTGCCGCTGCCCGCCCCGGTCCGGATCCCGGCGGTCAACGCCAATCCCTACGGGGGATATCTCCGGCCGCATTACGGACAGCGCTTGCTTGCGGGCATCGAGAACCCCGAGGCGCCGGAGTTTCGCGTACCCGGCCGCGATTTCCTGATGTCGACGATTGCCCCGCCGCCCGGGCTTGACGAGGCCGCGCGGGAAAACCTGCTCCCGCTCGTTCCCGTGGCCGGCCGTGCGGGCCGAGTGGGCTCGACCGGACGGACGGGAAGGGGCGATTATACCGGCTGGGAAATCGAGAAGGCGGGCCTGCTGTCCTTCTCCGCGGATGGCGAACCGGTGCTCGGACCCGTTGAGCGCTTCCCGGGGCTGTACGTAGGCGTCGCCTTTCATTCCGGTGGCTTCGCCTACAACCCGGCGGCCGGCGTATTGCTGGCGGGATGCGTCGCGGACGGACGGCCCGAAATCGATATTGGGGATTTTTCGCCGAACCGGTTCGATCCACAAGAGACGGAAGCGTACAACCGGACCCGGATCACCCACGGTGAATACAGCCTGCCGGGGCAATCACGTAGGCATTGACAGCAAGGCGCGTGACCATGGACGCGAAATCGGATTTTCGCTTGAACGCCAGGCAGATCGACGCGTTCCGCCGCGCCCTGCTCGACTGGTACGGCGAGCACCAGCGGGACTTGCCGTGGCGGCGGACCTGTGACCCCTACGCGGTCTGGGTATCTGAAATCATGCTCCAGCAGACGCGGGTAGATCAGGTACGGCCCTACTACGACCGGTTCATGGATCGTTTCCCCACGGTAGAGCACCTCGGCAAGGCCTCGCTCGAGGACGTCCTGAAGGCATGGGAAGGCATGGGGTACTACGCCAGGGCGAGGAACCTGCATCGGGCCGCCCGCCGGGTCGTCGACGAACACGGCGGGCAGATACCCGACGATCCCGCACGGATCTCGGACCTGCCGGGCATCGGGCCCTACACGGCTGCCGCCATATCGAGCATCGCCTTCGGAAGGGATTGTCCGGTCGTCGATGGCAATGTCGTTCGCGTATTGAGCCGCCTGTTCCACCTGACCGATACCCCGGCTTCCTCAGCGGCAAGAAAGAGAATAGACGGCCTCGCCGGGCGACTCCTCGCCAGGGGCCGGGCGGGCAACTTCAACCAGGCCATGATGGAACTGGGGGCCAAGATTTGCACGCCGCGCAAACCCCGTTGCGGTGAATGTCCCGTGAACCCGTTTTGCGAAGCCCGAAAAACGTTGCCGGACCCTGCGGTGCTGCCGCGTAAAAAGCCGCGCCCGCAACGACCTCACCATCGTGTCGTGGCCGGCATCGTGCGCCGGAACGACGAGGTGCTGATCGTCCGGCGGCCGACGGACGGCCTGCTGGGTGGACTATGGGAGTTCCCGGGCGGAATCGTCGGTAAAGGGGTCGATGGGGAAACATTTCTGGCAGAAGAAATGAAAAACACGCTGGGGATCGGCATTCGTGTCGATCGCTCCGTTGCCACCCTGCGACATGCCTTTACCCATTTCGAGATGACGCTGCAGGGCTACAACTGTTCGCATCTTCAAGGGGTAGTCCGCCATCGCGACGGAAACGAATGCCGATGGGTACGGTTCGAAGACCTCGGCCGTTTCGCCTTCCCCAGGGCCTATCGGCGCCTGATCGAAGCCGCGGCAAAGGTCCGAGAAGTCCGGGAGCCTGCCGGTTCCACATAAAGCATAGCGCGCGCCGGACAGGTCCTACCCCATCCGGCGCGGCCTACTACCTGGCGCCACCGCCTTTTCAGCGCCGCTTCACCGAGGATTCGGGACGGGCGGCCGGTTTCCCGGCGACTCCGTTGTTTTCGACCGATTCGTCCTGGTCCGGAGGTGCGAATATCGCACGGACTTTCTCTTCGATCTCTACGGCGAGGTCCCGCTGTTCCCTGAGCAGTTGCCGCACGTTCTCGCGGCCCTGCCCGAGCCTTTCGTCACTATAGGAAAACCAGGTCCCGCTCTTTTCTATGATGCCGTTATTGACCCCGAGTTCGATCAGGTCGCTCTCTTTGGAGATCCCTTCCCCGTAGATGATATCGAACTGCGCCTCGCGGAAGGGCGCCGCCAGCTTGTTCTTCTTTACGGTACCCCGTACCTGGATGCCCGCCGAGGCGTCGTCCCCCTTGATGTTCCCGATCCTGCGCACCTCGATCCGGACCGAGGAATAGAACTTCAGGGCCAGCCCTCCGGTCGTCGTTTCCGGATTGCCGTACATCACCCCGATTTTCTGGCGGATCTGGTTGATGAAGATCAGGCAGGTCCTGGACCGGTTGATCACCGAGGTCAGCTTTCGCAGCGCCTGCGACATCAGGCGGGCCTGCAGGCCGACATGGGAATCACCCATTTCTCCTTCAATTTCCGCCCTCGGAACGAGCGCGGCGACCGAGTCGATGACGATCACGTCCACACCGCCGCTGCGGACCAGGATCTCGGCCACGTCGAGGGCCTGCTCGCCCGTATCCGGCTGATGGATGAGCAGTTTGTCCATGTCCACGCCGAGGGCCCGCGCGTAGCGGATGTCCAGCGCGTGTTCCGCGTCGATGAAGGCGGCCATTCCGCCCAGTTTCTGCGCCTCGGCCACGATATGCTTGGCCAGCGTGGTCTTACCGGAGGACTCGTTTCCGTAGATCTCCACCACGCGCCCACGGGGCACGCCGCCGATGCCCAACGCCAGATCGAGGGTCAGGGATCCCGTGGGTATGGACTCGACGGACAGTTGGGGGTTCTCGTCTCCCATCCTGATGATGGAACCCTTGCCGAACTGCCGCTCTATTTGCGATATGGCGCCGCTCAGCGCCTTCTCCCTTCCCGGATCGTTATCGTTCATGTCCGCGATCTCCCCTTCGTTGATGCATGTGGACGTTTTTTTGGCATACCTGTCCAATATGCCAAACATTTGTGTAGTGTCAAGCGAATTTCGTTTGACTAAATGAAATGGTCGTAAACCGGGTGAGGAATCTTGAGAAAAAGTATTCCCGAACGACCTGGAAGTAAAGTAATTTCGCGCCGATCCGGCCTGTCGTCGCGCGCATGGAAAAAAAGGGAGAGAAAGGGCTTCGAAAGCCGTATATTGTAACTATATACCCCTTTCGCCGCCGCCGGACCAGACGAGTGGAGCGGAGCGTGGAATGAGTGCCTTCAGGACGATAATCTGCCTCGGAGCGGCCGCCTTCTGCCTCCATTGGGCATCATCGGGCTGCGCGGGCGCGGGTGCGCCGAGAACCATTCCCGACGACGCCGACAGCGCGAGCGTGAAAGCATCCGGTCTCGCATTAATGAACGAAGGCGACTACGAAGGCGCCATCGCCTACTACCGCCGGGCGCTGGCCCTGGACCTGACGGATTCCGAGGCCTTCGGAAACCTGAGCGTGGCCTACTACTACCTGGGCAGATACGACGAGGCGTTGCGGGAAGCGCTGCAGGCCGTCGTTCTATCGCCCGACGAAATCAACTGGCGGCTCAACCTCGGCGCGATTTATACCCGCAAAGGGAATCACGAAGGCGCGGCGAGAGCCTATGGCGCGGCCGTCGATATCGCCCGCGGCCTGCCGGAGGCAAACCGCTATCAACTCCGGAACGCCCTGATGGGCCTGGGCCGGTCCAGCGAACTGTCCGGTTCGTACGGCCAGGCCCTGGACGCGTACGAGGAAGCGCTGGTCTTCGCACCCGATGACGTGGCCATGCTGACCGGAGTCGGCAACATATACTACCGCCAGGGACGGCTGGACGAGGCCGAGGCGTGGTATCACCGGACGTTGGCACAGGATTCCACGCACGCCGTGGCCAGGTACAATATGGCGCTGGTCTACTCCAGGACGGGGAGATACGACGAGGCGTTCCGGCTTCTGGCGGACAACCCCGTGTTGGACAGGCGGCTCGAGAGCGCACTGGAAGGCAGTACCGTAAGCGCCGTGGACCGTTCGAAGACCCAGAGCATCGCGGCCTACCGCGCCAGGTTCGGGAAGATGGGCGGCCCCCCGTCTCCCGGCAGCCGGCAGGGACGCCGGCCGCCGCCCTATGTCCATGTGAGGGGGTTGACCTATTACGAACAAGGCGCGTACGTGGAGGCGAAGCAGGCCTTCGAGCAGGCCCTGGCCGAGGACCCCGGGCTTGCGGAGGCGCATCTGTACATCGGAAACATCTTTGCACTGCAGGACCGCCACGCCGAGGCGGTCGAAGCCTATGAAACGGCGATCGCCGTCGACGCGCAGTTCTTCGAAGCCTACAACAACCTGGGCACCATGTATGCCAACATGGACCGGACCGAAGATGCCATGGACGCCTACGGGAAGGCGCTCGCGTTGAACGACCGTTTCTACGACGCCCGTACCAACCTCGGACTGCTGTACGCGGAGGCGGGCAGACTGGACGAAGCGGTCGAGGAATTCAGGAAGGTCATCCGTGCCGAAGTAGGCATCGCCGAGGTCCACAACAACCTCGGCATCGTTTATCTCAGGCAGGGGAAGGATGAAGAGGCCAGCGAACAGTTCAACAGGGCTATCGCGCTTCGAGAGGATTTTCCGGAAGCCTACAACAACCTCGCGCTCTCCTACAGCCGGGACGCCGTCGTGGACGACGTGATCGAAACCTGGCGCGGACTCGCGGCCCGATGGGCGGGCCATGATCCCTCGGCCCGCGTGGGCTTCGACTGGATGCCGCTCCGGCGGGTGGCCGCCCGGTCCTCCGGCGTGGGCGGTGAAGCGCGGTCGGCGTACAGGGACGGAGTCGAAGCCGCCTACGGTTACGATCTCGAGGCCGCGCTCTCACACTTCCGGGCATCCCTTGCGGCGCGGCCGGAATGGAACGCCGCTCGGATGGCCGTGGCTGCCGTGTTGCTAGCCCAGGGGAAGTGGGAGGAGGCGGCGACAACGGTCGAGAAAGCGATTGACCCGGAAACTGCGGATCCACTGCCCAACGCCATCCTGGCCATCGCGAGGGTTTCCGG
Coding sequences:
- a CDS encoding DUF1028 domain-containing protein — translated: MNRAPCFSTFSIVALDPDTGDLGVATQSKYLAVGSVVPWARFNAGAIATQAWANASFGPRGLDLLEQDVGAIDTLERLIESDAGRQSRQVGVVDLDGTAAAFTGEECQEWAGHVTGGGYVCLGNILAGEEVVAVMAETFEAPGEEDFAANLLAALTAGQDAGGDRRGMQSAALLVAREGGGCGGTSDFLVDLRVDDHADPIEELKRLYLLHGRLNP
- a CDS encoding tetratricopeptide repeat protein, which gives rise to MSAFRTIICLGAAAFCLHWASSGCAGAGAPRTIPDDADSASVKASGLALMNEGDYEGAIAYYRRALALDLTDSEAFGNLSVAYYYLGRYDEALREALQAVVLSPDEINWRLNLGAIYTRKGNHEGAARAYGAAVDIARGLPEANRYQLRNALMGLGRSSELSGSYGQALDAYEEALVFAPDDVAMLTGVGNIYYRQGRLDEAEAWYHRTLAQDSTHAVARYNMALVYSRTGRYDEAFRLLADNPVLDRRLESALEGSTVSAVDRSKTQSIAAYRARFGKMGGPPSPGSRQGRRPPPYVHVRGLTYYEQGAYVEAKQAFEQALAEDPGLAEAHLYIGNIFALQDRHAEAVEAYETAIAVDAQFFEAYNNLGTMYANMDRTEDAMDAYGKALALNDRFYDARTNLGLLYAEAGRLDEAVEEFRKVIRAEVGIAEVHNNLGIVYLRQGKDEEASEQFNRAIALREDFPEAYNNLALSYSRDAVVDDVIETWRGLAARWAGHDPSARVGFDWMPLRRVAARSSGVGGEARSAYRDGVEAAYGYDLEAALSHFRASLAARPEWNAARMAVAAVLLAQGKWEEAATTVEKAIDPETADPLPNAILAIARVSGGDFESALEAWEGAVRLAGEPDGTAPLDALTAMRTKTEAAGRVLRALDQAVALRPRFTTAHFNVGLVNDMLRRYHQAIRSYREVVRLAPELGAGHFRLGISYFRIGDYEQARDALREYIRLSADPMLLPQVETFLNRSG
- a CDS encoding FAD-binding oxidoreductase gives rise to the protein MSRRAVIVGAGVIGLSTAYHLARKSYGSVTVVEKGRVGDGASSRAAGIITGLLWSETGVLARKISLTRFRELSGELDGYRYQDVGCLNVFDAASWPERERLLPLYDRLGVEYTIMNQTEMAAAWPDLALTGEPVGLFDPLGGYSEPDHYLPALADGCRALGVEIREGCMVSDFIVDGGRMAGVVADGRRIEADAVVSTVHVWTLKVLETIGLQLPLKSFVHQRYVTVPLPAPVRIPAVNANPYGGYLRPHYGQRLLAGIENPEAPEFRVPGRDFLMSTIAPPPGLDEAARENLLPLVPVAGRAGRVGSTGRTGRGDYTGWEIEKAGLLSFSADGEPVLGPVERFPGLYVGVAFHSGGFAYNPAAGVLLAGCVADGRPEIDIGDFSPNRFDPQETEAYNRTRITHGEYSLPGQSRRH
- a CDS encoding MFS transporter, with product MKSDMQRAKLVLLTVVHFLVDLFSSLLTPILPALVTRLQLSLTQAGLLAGLPAMTSSLVQPLMGILGDRMEKRYFIILGPVFCAVFMSAVGLAPSFLVLLLFIILGGFGTASFHPQSVSMAGDVSGSRRGYGVSLFIVGGTAGLAASPFVVPRIVERFGLESLVWLAVPTVIAVLAMARVIPIRNEDRRITRLADVGASFRPNLWPMVNLTVVGIIRTISGVGFATFFVLLLKDRGLTLQQGGDLLFVFQGGAVIGGFVGGWLSDRLGRSRVIWSTILFSTPFLFASLYDTGPMLPVWLFLGGFMNMASNSVSVAMAQELVPDSAGTASSFPMGFSWGAAGGALIVFGGIADRIGVVATLEVLALIPLAAVALALLLPPDREFRRAATRVRKAAADFERVT
- the recA gene encoding recombinase RecA codes for the protein MNDNDPGREKALSGAISQIERQFGKGSIIRMGDENPQLSVESIPTGSLTLDLALGIGGVPRGRVVEIYGNESSGKTTLAKHIVAEAQKLGGMAAFIDAEHALDIRYARALGVDMDKLLIHQPDTGEQALDVAEILVRSGGVDVIVIDSVAALVPRAEIEGEMGDSHVGLQARLMSQALRKLTSVINRSRTCLIFINQIRQKIGVMYGNPETTTGGLALKFYSSVRIEVRRIGNIKGDDASAGIQVRGTVKKNKLAAPFREAQFDIIYGEGISKESDLIELGVNNGIIEKSGTWFSYSDERLGQGRENVRQLLREQRDLAVEIEEKVRAIFAPPDQDESVENNGVAGKPAARPESSVKRR
- the mutY gene encoding A/G-specific adenine glycosylase — encoded protein: MLDWYGEHQRDLPWRRTCDPYAVWVSEIMLQQTRVDQVRPYYDRFMDRFPTVEHLGKASLEDVLKAWEGMGYYARARNLHRAARRVVDEHGGQIPDDPARISDLPGIGPYTAAAISSIAFGRDCPVVDGNVVRVLSRLFHLTDTPASSAARKRIDGLAGRLLARGRAGNFNQAMMELGAKICTPRKPRCGECPVNPFCEARKTLPDPAVLPRKKPRPQRPHHRVVAGIVRRNDEVLIVRRPTDGLLGGLWEFPGGIVGKGVDGETFLAEEMKNTLGIGIRVDRSVATLRHAFTHFEMTLQGYNCSHLQGVVRHRDGNECRWVRFEDLGRFAFPRAYRRLIEAAAKVREVREPAGST
- a CDS encoding thioredoxin family protein — encoded protein: MSDRVVRLTELSALDEAIASSTERPVFVYKHSTVCPVSARAADHYHDFADDFADMDTNGDGDGDTDENASTPLFTQVMVIENRNLSNEIESRLGIRHESPQLLLVRDGKVTWHASHFSITGKDIKNALED